One region of Demequina sp. TMPB413 genomic DNA includes:
- a CDS encoding MATE family efflux transporter, which yields MARPLPHRKAAGLAVPAIASNIAVPLAGLVDTAVLGNFAGAVDIGAVGLGAAVIATLFWVFSFLRVGTTSLVGRAFGADDAIGAVRHVQRAIGLAGVMAVAWLALQWVVVPLVLAGLAPAGQERDTALEYTLIRGLSLPALLVTLVIAGYFIGAHNTRVPLAVATTTALANVGFDFLFVAGLGWGARGAGWGTFASEWIGVVLAAYLLWRHLDPEQRATLRDWRDRTLRVGWARLARFNGTLMARTALLMGVITFVASVGSRFDTETLAANAIMLQLMHLASYALDGYANAAEALAARAAGRRSAPELNAAALASAIPMAVIALVATAAYLLARDPLLSVLTDLPAVNDTAREYWLYIALLPALSWASWWLDGVYLGAGRPGFMLASMSASVVLVFVPVLVIGARSGGLTNHHVWIAFLALNVARQITLAALYPRLVKTLA from the coding sequence GTGGCGCGTCCGCTCCCGCACCGCAAGGCCGCCGGTCTGGCCGTGCCAGCGATCGCGTCCAACATTGCGGTGCCGCTCGCGGGGCTCGTGGACACGGCGGTCCTTGGCAACTTCGCAGGCGCCGTTGACATCGGTGCCGTGGGGCTTGGCGCCGCTGTCATCGCCACGCTGTTCTGGGTGTTCTCGTTCTTGCGCGTGGGCACCACGTCTCTCGTGGGCCGCGCTTTCGGTGCTGACGACGCCATCGGCGCTGTGCGCCACGTCCAGCGCGCCATAGGGCTCGCAGGTGTGATGGCCGTCGCGTGGCTCGCGTTGCAGTGGGTCGTAGTGCCGCTCGTGCTCGCGGGTCTTGCGCCAGCGGGCCAGGAACGGGATACCGCGCTTGAGTACACCCTGATCCGAGGGCTCTCTCTGCCCGCGCTGCTTGTCACGCTCGTGATCGCTGGCTATTTCATCGGCGCGCACAACACGCGGGTGCCGCTCGCGGTAGCGACCACGACGGCCCTCGCGAACGTCGGGTTCGATTTCCTCTTCGTGGCAGGGCTCGGATGGGGAGCACGCGGTGCTGGCTGGGGCACCTTCGCATCGGAATGGATCGGCGTTGTCCTCGCCGCGTATCTCTTGTGGCGCCACCTCGACCCTGAGCAGCGCGCGACGCTTCGTGACTGGCGCGACCGCACCTTGCGCGTCGGTTGGGCGCGCCTCGCGCGCTTTAACGGCACCCTGATGGCCCGTACGGCGCTACTCATGGGTGTCATCACCTTTGTGGCGTCGGTGGGGTCCCGCTTTGACACCGAGACGCTCGCCGCCAACGCGATCATGCTGCAACTGATGCACCTGGCGTCGTACGCCCTCGACGGCTACGCCAATGCTGCCGAGGCGCTCGCGGCGCGCGCCGCTGGCCGGCGGTCGGCGCCAGAGCTGAACGCAGCGGCGCTCGCGTCCGCGATCCCCATGGCCGTGATTGCACTCGTGGCCACGGCTGCGTATCTGCTTGCGCGGGACCCTCTGCTGAGCGTCCTCACTGACCTGCCAGCGGTGAACGACACGGCGCGGGAGTACTGGCTCTACATCGCGTTGCTGCCCGCGCTGTCGTGGGCGTCGTGGTGGCTCGACGGTGTCTACCTCGGTGCAGGCAGGCCGGGGTTCATGCTGGCATCCATGTCGGCGTCGGTTGTACTTGTCTTTGTGCCAGTGCTGGTCATTGGCGCCCGCAGTGGCGGGCTGACCAACCACCATGTGTGGATCGCGTTCTTGGCGCTCAACGTGGCCAGGCAGATCACACTCGCCGCTCTCTACCCGCGGTTGGTGAAGACCTTGGCCTAG
- a CDS encoding CPBP family intramembrane glutamic endopeptidase, with amino-acid sequence MADTAVDHAHHIEAPSLSATARDGLRVSAAALVCGAAVLLFAVHVRPWGYVPLLAGVALAWMVDRFLARDLTLIAVGQIIISTISLKADLSNAGIARFAAALGLAVLVPYALSRWVLRDHAIRFPMRGGWPWTRAQWAYIAVVVVAGYLILPYYFIGSGVYQNWPEVTGAQEIGRLFVGVNAVGIWDELFFVATVFTLLLRHFPVWLANGLQAIVFVSFLWELGYREWGPVLTVPFALIQGWIFSWARSLPYVVTVHLLFDAVVFGVLVHAHHPDLLDIFVTAP; translated from the coding sequence ATGGCCGACACCGCGGTAGACCACGCCCACCACATCGAGGCGCCCTCGCTGAGTGCCACTGCGCGCGATGGCTTGAGGGTCAGTGCTGCAGCGCTCGTGTGCGGAGCGGCCGTGTTGTTGTTTGCGGTCCACGTGCGCCCGTGGGGCTACGTCCCCTTGCTCGCGGGAGTCGCCCTTGCGTGGATGGTCGATCGCTTCCTGGCGCGCGACCTCACGCTCATCGCCGTGGGCCAGATCATCATCTCCACCATCTCGCTCAAGGCCGACCTCTCAAACGCGGGCATAGCGAGGTTTGCAGCGGCGCTCGGGCTGGCTGTGCTCGTGCCTTACGCCCTCTCACGCTGGGTGCTGCGCGACCACGCCATTCGCTTCCCGATGCGCGGTGGCTGGCCGTGGACGCGCGCACAGTGGGCGTACATCGCCGTCGTAGTCGTCGCCGGCTACCTGATCCTGCCGTACTACTTCATTGGGTCCGGCGTGTACCAGAACTGGCCGGAGGTGACAGGCGCCCAAGAGATTGGGCGACTCTTCGTCGGCGTCAACGCAGTGGGCATTTGGGATGAGCTCTTCTTTGTGGCGACCGTGTTCACGTTGCTTCTGCGCCATTTCCCCGTGTGGTTGGCGAACGGACTGCAAGCAATCGTCTTCGTGTCGTTCTTGTGGGAGCTGGGCTACCGCGAATGGGGTCCGGTGCTTACCGTGCCGTTTGCGCTCATTCAAGGGTGGATCTTCTCGTGGGCGCGGTCGCTGCCGTACGTCGTTACGGTCCACCTGTTGTTTGACGCCGTGGTGTTCGGCGTGCTGGTGCACGCCCATCACCCCGACTTGCTCGATATCTTTGTGACGGCGCCTTAA
- a CDS encoding PfkB family carbohydrate kinase has protein sequence MSVNCLFVGLATLDVIQLVEHPPGANEKTVALDSVLAAGGPATNAAVAAAHLGAGTALVTALPSGPVADIIRADLAARGVTIHAVPTDADAVVASILVSRGSGDRAVVSPTSSASSGSLPALTPNDIEALIDGVGAVQLDGYYPDLALPLAAAARQRGIPVVADLGSFKPHTPEVLAHVDVAVVSADFAPPGANSDPSSVLEYVTENGPTLAAVTRGSRGIVFRGPRSRGTVPVRPVHVEDTLGAGDFFHGALTQRIADRGWDAARFEADLAFAAGVAGRSVGSFGTRAWLGER, from the coding sequence ATGAGCGTCAACTGCCTCTTCGTTGGCCTCGCAACGCTTGACGTCATTCAGCTTGTCGAGCACCCGCCCGGCGCCAATGAAAAGACGGTCGCTCTCGACTCTGTGCTTGCCGCAGGGGGGCCGGCAACGAATGCCGCCGTTGCCGCCGCCCACCTTGGTGCGGGGACCGCGCTTGTGACGGCCCTGCCGAGCGGGCCCGTCGCGGACATCATTCGCGCCGATCTGGCGGCGCGCGGGGTCACCATCCACGCCGTACCGACGGACGCCGACGCCGTGGTCGCCTCCATCCTCGTCTCCCGCGGCAGCGGCGACAGGGCCGTTGTCTCCCCCACCTCATCGGCGTCGTCAGGCTCCCTGCCCGCCCTCACCCCGAACGACATCGAGGCCCTGATCGACGGCGTCGGCGCCGTCCAGCTCGATGGCTACTACCCTGACCTGGCGCTACCACTTGCGGCAGCGGCACGGCAGCGCGGCATTCCCGTGGTGGCCGACCTGGGGAGCTTCAAGCCACACACACCCGAAGTGCTGGCACACGTCGACGTGGCGGTGGTGTCAGCTGACTTCGCTCCTCCTGGCGCGAACTCGGACCCGTCAAGCGTGCTGGAGTACGTCACCGAGAATGGGCCGACTCTTGCCGCAGTCACGAGGGGGTCTCGTGGCATCGTCTTCCGGGGGCCGCGGTCACGTGGAACTGTCCCCGTTCGCCCCGTCCACGTCGAGGACACGCTCGGTGCCGGAGACTTCTTCCACGGTGCGCTGACCCAGCGGATCGCGGACCGCGGCTGGGATGCCGCGCGCTTCGAGGCGGATCTCGCCTTTGCGGCGGGGGTTGCGGGACGATCGGTTGGATCCTTTGGCACGCGCGCGTGGTTGGGCGAACGTTAA
- a CDS encoding LysE family translocator, giving the protein MSVAFLITALAVVAAPGTGALYTVSTGLGRGRRAAVIAAAGCTLGIVPHLVAAITGLAAVVHASAVAFSTLKWAGVAYLVYLAWLTWRDRTDLQAAADTKALPAWRIVRRAVLTNLLNPKLTVFFFAFLPQFVAADDPAAWRAMTGLGVVFMAMTFLVFAGYGLFASALRERVLTRPAVVQWMRRGFAAAYVGLAGRLAVAAR; this is encoded by the coding sequence ATGAGCGTCGCGTTCCTCATCACCGCCCTCGCCGTCGTGGCCGCGCCAGGCACCGGCGCGCTCTACACCGTCAGCACCGGTCTGGGACGAGGCAGGCGGGCAGCGGTGATCGCGGCCGCGGGTTGCACGCTCGGCATCGTTCCGCACCTGGTAGCGGCCATCACGGGCCTGGCGGCCGTAGTGCACGCCTCTGCAGTCGCCTTCTCTACGCTCAAGTGGGCCGGCGTCGCCTACCTTGTGTATCTCGCGTGGCTCACCTGGCGAGACCGCACTGACCTCCAGGCCGCCGCGGATACCAAGGCCCTGCCGGCATGGCGCATTGTGCGCCGAGCGGTGCTGACCAACCTGCTCAATCCCAAGCTGACCGTGTTCTTCTTCGCGTTCTTGCCCCAATTTGTCGCGGCCGACGATCCAGCGGCGTGGCGGGCAATGACGGGCCTCGGTGTCGTATTCATGGCGATGACTTTCCTCGTCTTCGCTGGATACGGCCTCTTCGCGTCAGCGTTGCGAGAACGGGTACTCACCCGGCCGGCGGTCGTCCAGTGGATGCGGCGAGGTTTCGCCGCGGCGTACGTCGGCCTGGCGGGTCGGCTCGCTGTCGCGGCACGATGA
- the murA gene encoding UDP-N-acetylglucosamine 1-carboxyvinyltransferase, whose translation MTDSLRVDGGRPLVGEITVRGAKNFVSKAMVAALLGSTPSVLRNVPDIRDVKVVSALLSLHGVGVDYDVATGELRMDTSNLTSADAAHIAEHAGSSRIPILLCGPLLHRLGEAVIPDLGGCRIGDRPIDFHLEILTKFGATVTQGEDGLHLTAPHGLRGIRHELEFPSVGATEQLLLTAVLAEGVTTLHNAAVEPEIKDLIDTLQKMGAIISVDTDRSITIEGVKHLKGFEHWSLTDRIEAGSWAAAALATRGDVFVRGAQQRHMGMFLNVFRKVGGEFEVSTDGIRFFHPRVDLKPIALQTDVHPGFMTDWQQPLVVALTQAQGLSIVHETVYENRFGFTDALVKMGAQVQLYKECLGDKKCRFGQRNFRHSAVISGPTPLKAADIEVPDLRGGFSHLIAALAAEGTSTVSGIGVIDRGYENFRAKLAALGASIEA comes from the coding sequence ATGACCGACTCCCTTCGCGTCGATGGTGGTCGTCCCCTCGTGGGCGAGATCACCGTGCGCGGTGCCAAGAACTTTGTCTCCAAGGCCATGGTGGCCGCGCTCCTGGGCTCGACCCCTTCTGTCTTACGCAACGTGCCCGACATTCGCGACGTGAAGGTGGTCTCCGCGCTGCTCAGCCTGCACGGCGTCGGCGTCGATTACGACGTCGCGACAGGCGAACTGCGGATGGACACGTCGAATCTGACTTCGGCCGACGCTGCCCACATCGCCGAGCACGCAGGCTCCTCTCGCATCCCCATTTTGCTGTGCGGGCCACTGCTCCACAGGCTTGGCGAGGCGGTCATCCCCGACCTCGGCGGTTGCCGCATCGGCGACCGGCCGATCGACTTCCATCTGGAGATCCTCACCAAGTTTGGCGCGACCGTTACTCAGGGTGAAGATGGCTTGCACCTGACCGCTCCGCACGGTCTGCGAGGCATCAGGCACGAGCTCGAGTTCCCCTCCGTGGGTGCCACCGAGCAATTGCTCCTCACCGCGGTCCTGGCAGAGGGCGTCACCACGCTCCACAATGCCGCAGTGGAGCCGGAGATTAAGGACCTGATCGACACGCTGCAGAAGATGGGTGCGATCATCTCGGTCGACACTGACCGCTCCATCACCATCGAAGGAGTCAAGCACCTCAAGGGATTCGAGCACTGGTCTCTCACGGATCGCATCGAGGCGGGATCGTGGGCGGCTGCGGCGCTCGCCACGCGCGGCGACGTGTTTGTGCGTGGGGCTCAACAACGCCACATGGGCATGTTCCTCAATGTGTTCCGCAAGGTCGGCGGCGAGTTCGAGGTCTCCACTGACGGCATCCGCTTCTTCCACCCTAGGGTTGATCTCAAGCCGATTGCGTTGCAGACCGACGTACACCCTGGCTTTATGACCGATTGGCAGCAGCCTTTGGTGGTCGCACTGACTCAGGCGCAGGGGCTCAGCATCGTGCACGAGACGGTCTACGAGAACCGCTTTGGCTTCACCGACGCCCTGGTCAAGATGGGCGCCCAGGTGCAGTTGTACAAGGAGTGCCTTGGCGACAAGAAGTGTCGCTTTGGGCAGCGAAACTTTCGGCACTCCGCGGTCATCAGCGGGCCCACGCCGCTCAAAGCGGCCGACATCGAGGTGCCAGACCTGCGCGGCGGCTTCTCCCACCTGATCGCGGCGCTGGCGGCGGAAGGAACGTCGACCGTCTCTGGCATCGGGGTCATCGACCGCGGCTACGAGAACTTCCGGGCCAAGCTCGCCGCGCTCGGCGCGAGCATCGAGGCGTAG
- a CDS encoding 1-acyl-sn-glycerol-3-phosphate acyltransferase: MVKRIPLRQPRGKLYRLAACVIRSVLALTTRKDWHGMHDMPAEGGFIAVSNHVTYADPLTLAHFLYNSGYAPHYLAKSPLFELPFIGMILRKTDQIPVHRGTVRAKDAVDTGMKVLDSGGVIAIFPEGTLTRDPELWPMVARTGAARMALLTGVPVIPVAQWGAHRLLGRYSKVLKPFPRKKVTVMAGPPIPLDDLRAGPLDNEALREASTRIMDTLTAMVEQMRGEQAPKVRFDMRKKTT; the protein is encoded by the coding sequence ATGGTCAAGCGCATCCCTCTGCGGCAGCCCCGCGGCAAGCTCTATCGGCTCGCCGCCTGCGTGATCCGCTCGGTGCTCGCTCTCACGACTCGCAAGGACTGGCACGGCATGCACGACATGCCCGCGGAAGGCGGCTTCATTGCCGTCTCCAATCACGTCACATACGCGGACCCGTTGACCCTTGCGCACTTCCTGTACAACTCCGGCTACGCACCCCACTACCTGGCCAAGTCACCGCTGTTCGAGTTGCCCTTCATCGGGATGATCCTGCGCAAGACCGATCAGATTCCCGTGCACCGAGGCACTGTGCGGGCCAAGGACGCCGTGGACACTGGCATGAAGGTGCTCGACTCAGGGGGAGTGATCGCGATCTTCCCAGAGGGCACGCTGACACGCGATCCAGAACTGTGGCCGATGGTGGCGCGCACTGGGGCCGCGCGCATGGCCCTGCTCACCGGCGTGCCCGTGATTCCCGTGGCCCAGTGGGGTGCTCACCGCCTGCTCGGGCGCTACTCCAAGGTGCTGAAGCCCTTCCCTCGCAAGAAGGTCACGGTGATGGCTGGCCCGCCGATCCCTCTCGATGACTTGCGCGCAGGTCCCCTCGACAACGAGGCGCTGCGCGAGGCGAGCACCCGCATCATGGATACCCTCACCGCGATGGTCGAGCAGATGCGTGGCGAGCAAGCGCCTAAGGTTCGCTTCGACATGCGAAAGAAGACCACGTGA